A region of Etheostoma cragini isolate CJK2018 chromosome 2, CSU_Ecrag_1.0, whole genome shotgun sequence DNA encodes the following proteins:
- the LOC117934751 gene encoding microfibril-associated glycoprotein 4-like has product MTTMMMMMQGTVFIALLVLATSVHSNSHFYLPIDCDDIHRRDNTSSSGVYTIYPGGPTTPLHVYCDMDTDGGRWTVFQRRIDGTENFYRPWRHYKIGFGNVAGEYWLGLENIFLLTMRKKNELRVDMEDWEGEKASAQYSSFSIDSENSGYQLHIDSFTGGAAGDSLTGHNNMKFTTFDKDQDQWDKNCAQHFLGGFWYSACHTANPNGMYAPQGAIGFENVHVIWQKWKDWNYSLKTVAMKIRSVAKCACTH; this is encoded by the exons ATGAcaacgatgatgatgatgatgcag GGGACAGTATTCATAGCTCTGCTGGTTCTTGCGACTTCAGTTCACTCCAACTCCCACTTTTATTTGCCCATTGACTGTGATGACATCCATCGCCGTGACAACACCAGCTCCAGCGGGGTGTACACCATCTACCCAGGAGGTCCCACCACGCCTCTGCATGTCTACTGTGACATGGACACTGACGGGGGCAGATGGACT GTATTTCAGAGAAGGATCGATGGGACTGAAAACTTCTACAGGCCCTGGAGGCACTATAAGATTGGATTTGGTAATGTGGCCGGAGAATATTGGCTCG GACTGGAAAACATCTTCCTGCTAACtatgaggaagaagaatgagCTGCGGGTCGACATGGAGGactgggagggagagaaggcGTCAGCTCAATACTCCTCCTTCTCAATTGATTCTGAGAACAGCGGTTATCAGCTTCATATTGACAGCTTCACTGGCGGAGCGGCAG GAGACAGTTTGACAGGCCATAACAACATGAAGTTCACCACATTTGACAAAGATCAGGACCAGTGGGATAAAAACTGTGCTCAGCATTTCCTAGGTGGATTCTGGTACAGCGCCTGCCACACTGCTAATCCCAACGGCATGTACGCGCCTCAAGGCGCCATCGGGTTTGAAAACGTCCACGTCATTTGGCAAAAGTGGAAGGACTGGAACTACTCCCTGAAGACTGTTGCCATGAAGATCAGATCAGTCGCTaaatgtgcatgcacacattga
- the LOC117934744 gene encoding P2Y purinoceptor 14-like produces MSDRGGEEVTPSFNWSSVTNQNEVNNLTDCVWNDSSAHPFFLVVYTLVFLVGFLLNGFIMFYFCRAQQKPSSNMMIYLKNLVVADFLLSLSLPIRITNYATSSATIHQVNCNFGYSILFLNMYASIMFMGYIAANRYLKVVQPLGTHILQSVRVAHIISTVTWVFLLAVTCIYIILSFHTQKTFTSVRVSCQGSHSGQHTLLYKVLHVTSCFMFLSVLGSVVFFYCSISRRVSLAQQRHPASSNSKKLAKSRRNMLVLVIVFCFCFVPYHLIRLPKVFLWRYCSWAKVFYYGIELTVVMASLNVCLDPVIYFVLCKEFRTQLRLGVVRGN; encoded by the exons atgagtgatcgaggaggagaagaagtgaCTCCATCCTTCAACTGGTCATCGGTTACAAACCAGAATGAAGTCAATAAtttgactgactgtgtgtggaACGACAGCTCAGCCCACCCCTTCTTCTTGGTGGTCTATACTCTGGTGTTCCTG gtGGGTTTCCTCCTTAACGGTTTCATCATGTTTTACTTCTGCCGAGCTCAGCAGAAGCCATCCAGCAACATGATGATCTACCTGAAGAACTTGGTAGTTGCCGActtcctgctctctctcagtctcCCCATCCGCATCACCAACTACGCCACCAGCTCTGCCACCATCCACCAAGTCAACTGCAACTTTGGCTACTCCATCCTCTTCCTCAACATGTACGCCAGCATCATGTTCATGGGCTACATAGCCGCTAACAG GTATCTGAAGGTGGTCCAACCTTTAGGTACTCATATCCTTCAGTCAGTACGGGTTGCTCACATCATCTCCACGGTAACCTGGGTTTTCCTCCTGGCTGTGACATGCATCTACATCATATTGTCGTTCCACACCCAGAAAACTTTTACCTCTGTCCGAGTGAGCTGTCAAGGCTCTCACAGTGGCCAGCACACATTGCTCTATAAGGTCCTACATGTCACCTCCTGTTTCATGTTCCTGTCTGTTCTGGGCTCTGTGGTCTTCTTTTACTGCAGCATCTCTCGCAGGGTGTCGCTGGCGCAGCAGAGGCACCCGGCATCCTCCAACTCCAAGAAGCTTGCAAAGTCGCGCAGAAACATGTTAGTGCTggtcattgttttctgtttttgcttcgTCCCCTACCACCTGATTCGCCTTCCCAAAGTTTTCCTGTGGAGGTACTGTTCATGGGCCAAGGTTTTCTACTACGGAATAGAGCTTACTGTCGTAATGGCATCTCTTAACGTCTGCTTGGACCCAGTCATCTACTTCGTCCTCTGCAAGGAGTTCAGAACCCAGCTTAGGCTGGGAGTGGTGCGTGGAAACTGA